From the genome of Clostridium sp. BNL1100, one region includes:
- a CDS encoding DUF5677 domain-containing protein: MMSDSIINAPLTFSYRAIELYRNLTIGIAPFYKKEANINKYNQMVLTELFTQLYATGESILMLTSHGAIWEADILLRTLFEGTIKYIYMMQDDLDKKSDLIEEYYDIIPEMQKISDHGKAVEALSILKLSGVDKHPFQVSILDEDELKELKDKYSKSRIKELSQKWSYKNILGNLIVKDNKYEVLTTTLYTYSFSSHLIHYDGECLRQRSGALMNNAAKGDQILDLAHLLRIISNVLSLGTIRVSEYAKVYNLNVEQYKKNLNDNFAFLNEIDEISNQVVDGKY; this comes from the coding sequence ATGATGAGTGATAGCATTATAAATGCTCCATTGACATTTTCCTATAGAGCAATAGAGTTATATAGAAATCTAACAATTGGTATAGCTCCATTCTATAAAAAGGAAGCTAACATTAATAAATATAATCAGATGGTATTAACAGAGCTTTTTACTCAGTTATATGCAACGGGAGAGAGCATATTAATGCTTACTAGTCATGGGGCTATTTGGGAAGCAGATATTCTACTAAGGACTTTATTTGAAGGAACAATAAAATATATTTATATGATGCAAGATGATCTTGATAAGAAAAGTGATTTGATAGAAGAATATTATGACATAATTCCAGAAATGCAAAAAATAAGTGATCATGGAAAAGCTGTTGAGGCTTTGAGCATATTAAAATTATCAGGAGTAGATAAACACCCTTTTCAAGTTAGTATTTTAGATGAAGACGAATTAAAAGAGTTAAAAGATAAGTATTCAAAAAGTAGGATAAAGGAACTTAGTCAAAAATGGAGTTATAAAAATATTTTAGGAAATTTAATTGTAAAAGACAATAAATATGAGGTATTAACTACTACATTATATACGTACTCATTTTCCAGTCATTTGATTCACTATGATGGAGAATGTCTCAGGCAAAGATCAGGAGCATTAATGAATAATGCTGCAAAGGGTGATCAAATACTTGATCTGGCACATTTATTAAGAATAATATCGAATGTATTAAGTCTTGGAACCATAAGAGTTAGCGAATATGCAAAAGTATATAATTTAAATGTAGAACAATACAAAAAGAATTTAAATGATAACTTTGCATTTCTTAATGAAATTGATGAAATCAGTAATCAGGTTGTAGACGGGAAGTATTAG
- the vsr gene encoding DNA mismatch endonuclease Vsr, translating to MDIKSPNARSRNMSKIKNNKTKPEMFVRSLLYKNGFRYRANFTALPGKPDLFFSKAQVALFIHGCYWHRHDNCKYAYTPKSNVDFWIPKLEKNKLHDREIIQQLLSKNIRIIVIWECVIKKMQKDEDYCNKIFTEIVGFIKYETNNFLEI from the coding sequence ATGGATATTAAATCTCCCAATGCACGAAGCCGTAACATGTCAAAAATAAAGAACAATAAGACAAAGCCAGAAATGTTTGTCAGATCTCTGCTATATAAAAACGGGTTCAGGTATCGGGCCAATTTCACAGCTTTACCTGGAAAACCTGACCTGTTTTTTTCTAAGGCGCAAGTGGCTCTGTTTATTCATGGATGTTACTGGCATAGGCATGATAACTGTAAATATGCCTATACCCCGAAATCAAATGTAGATTTTTGGATACCTAAACTTGAAAAAAATAAATTGCATGATAGAGAGATAATACAACAGCTCTTAAGCAAAAATATAAGAATTATAGTTATATGGGAATGCGTTATTAAGAAAATGCAAAAAGATGAAGACTATTGTAACAAAATATTTACAGAAATTGTTGGTTTTATAAAATATGAAACTAACAATTTTTTAGAAATATAA
- a CDS encoding response regulator, giving the protein MYKLLLIEDAAVDAEACQDTVKRMNIEAGEDAFQLCIAESYEKGIAELKNDYDGVIVDIKLDGDHNGNQIIRAIIEKYRVPVAVMTGTPDTELEEGSPIRIYKKGETSYEDIIKSLYRASSTGLFNVLGGTGIIEKVMNQIFWMNLYPQISLWQEKKEQGIDTEKVLLRYAISHIQELMDNEGTAYVTEEMYIKPPVVEGIKTGTIYHSNKDEKYYIVLSPPCDLAVHSGKIKTDRILICEIDNHDSVNQEVADKAQKRDKKKDNIENAIKNNYTDYYHWLPENSLFCGGYINFRKVITFSPAEFVTEFERPIIKIQEYFVKSILNRFSVYYARQGQPDFDFKAEMNSIVEKVCPKETA; this is encoded by the coding sequence ATGTATAAACTTTTACTTATTGAAGATGCCGCAGTAGATGCAGAAGCTTGCCAGGATACTGTGAAAAGAATGAATATTGAAGCTGGGGAAGATGCTTTTCAACTTTGTATAGCTGAGTCCTATGAGAAAGGGATTGCTGAATTAAAAAATGATTATGATGGAGTTATTGTCGATATTAAGTTAGATGGCGACCATAATGGAAATCAAATTATTCGAGCAATAATTGAAAAATATCGAGTACCTGTTGCTGTTATGACAGGTACTCCCGATACAGAGTTAGAAGAAGGTTCACCTATTCGCATTTATAAAAAAGGCGAGACTTCATATGAGGACATTATCAAGTCTTTATATAGGGCCTCGTCTACAGGATTATTCAATGTATTGGGTGGGACAGGCATTATTGAAAAGGTTATGAATCAAATCTTTTGGATGAATTTGTATCCACAAATATCGCTATGGCAGGAAAAAAAGGAGCAAGGTATTGATACTGAAAAAGTTCTCCTTCGCTATGCAATTTCTCATATCCAGGAACTTATGGATAACGAAGGAACTGCTTATGTCACTGAAGAAATGTACATAAAGCCTCCTGTGGTTGAAGGTATAAAAACGGGAACTATTTATCATTCGAATAAAGATGAAAAATACTATATAGTCCTTTCTCCTCCCTGTGATCTTGCTGTACACAGCGGAAAAATCAAAACGGACAGGATTCTTATTTGTGAGATAGATAATCATGATTCAGTTAACCAGGAAGTTGCTGATAAAGCACAAAAGCGTGATAAGAAAAAAGATAATATTGAAAATGCAATAAAGAACAACTATACTGACTATTATCATTGGCTACCGGAAAATAGCCTGTTTTGTGGTGGATACATTAATTTTAGAAAAGTAATAACTTTTTCACCTGCGGAGTTCGTTACAGAATTTGAACGTCCTATCATTAAAATCCAGGAGTATTTTGTTAAAAGTATATTGAATAGGTTTTCTGTATATTATGCTCGTCAAGGTCAACCGGATTTTGATTTTAAAGCTGAAATGAATTCCATTGTAGAAAAAGTCTGCCCAAAAGAAACTGCGTAA
- a CDS encoding sensor histidine kinase, which produces MSENEKTQISQIEQKLKALKIEKEKLLRDAAAIDGEYLSSYEIRPAGRHVLTIGEELIQDQFAAIVELVKNCYDADSADAIICFRRLPERNWLEIRIEDHGHGMSTDDVIGKWLVPSTANKLKKRQSPSGRIMQGRKGIGRYAASILGDDLQLETVDKEGVKTTLYVKWSEFSNYEYLDQIDIPVQTEHIKQAPGTILTMHSDISENEYWNDETLKLLRFELKRLIPPKADSTFDDNFKIWLCFDNFFEDDTKNIREEITPYPILDLFDYRISGTISPDGKGVLTYENQKIKNGVIESISFDCGFTACGPLTIDVRVYDREGEAIDQLIQRGLKDDSSNQYVTRLQARQLLNSVNGIGVYRNGFRIRPLGDADFDWLKLNEQRVQNPSMKIGNNQVAGYVHVESEEISGLEEKSARDGLKNNYAYKQLVKITCEIINELEQRRYIFRRKLGLSKPGKKIERQLEELYDYSTLKTSVSSSLKKAGLSETVISEVTDIITKEEIKKNETIEDIKKTVAVYQGQATLGKIVNIILHEGRRPLNYFKNQIPNLHFYGNRFEQNKDQGSVAEIIKLTTGITDNASVFVGLFGRLDPLSAKRRETKSEFSLAEALNGVASVFESECIKEKIIIDVQCPEDIKLCGWKQDIYTIFANLFDNSIFWIVEKKCLERKIIITAIKSGKELVIDYIDSGPGINNDLLESGVIFEPQFTTKPNGTGLGLSIAGEAAIRNGLTLTAVQDEKGAHFKVSAE; this is translated from the coding sequence AGGACCAGTTTGCAGCGATTGTAGAGCTGGTCAAGAACTGCTATGATGCAGATTCTGCTGACGCAATCATATGTTTCAGGAGACTTCCTGAAAGGAATTGGCTTGAAATTCGTATAGAAGACCATGGACATGGAATGTCAACTGACGATGTAATCGGCAAATGGCTGGTACCATCAACTGCCAATAAACTTAAAAAGCGTCAAAGTCCTAGTGGACGAATCATGCAGGGACGCAAAGGGATTGGTCGATATGCGGCAAGTATTCTCGGTGATGACCTGCAATTAGAGACCGTTGATAAAGAGGGCGTTAAGACCACCCTGTATGTAAAGTGGTCAGAATTCTCTAACTATGAATATTTGGACCAAATTGATATTCCGGTTCAAACTGAGCATATAAAGCAAGCCCCTGGAACCATCCTGACAATGCATTCGGATATAAGTGAAAACGAATATTGGAACGATGAAACGCTAAAACTGCTTCGTTTTGAGTTGAAGAGATTAATTCCCCCAAAAGCGGATAGTACTTTTGATGACAATTTTAAAATATGGTTGTGCTTTGATAATTTCTTTGAGGATGATACTAAGAATATCCGAGAAGAAATAACTCCATATCCCATACTTGATTTATTTGACTACAGAATCAGTGGAACTATTTCTCCTGACGGGAAAGGAGTTCTCACATACGAAAATCAAAAGATAAAAAATGGCGTTATTGAGAGTATATCTTTTGACTGTGGTTTTACAGCTTGTGGACCATTGACAATTGATGTGCGAGTTTACGATCGTGAGGGAGAAGCAATCGATCAGCTGATTCAGAGAGGCTTAAAAGATGATTCCTCTAATCAATATGTAACCAGGCTACAAGCAAGGCAATTACTCAATAGTGTAAATGGTATAGGTGTGTATCGAAATGGATTTCGTATACGCCCTTTAGGTGATGCAGATTTTGATTGGCTCAAGCTTAATGAGCAACGTGTACAAAACCCATCTATGAAAATTGGTAATAATCAGGTTGCCGGGTATGTTCATGTTGAATCGGAAGAAATATCCGGTCTTGAAGAAAAAAGTGCTCGAGATGGATTGAAAAATAATTATGCTTATAAGCAATTAGTAAAAATAACTTGTGAGATTATAAATGAGTTAGAGCAAAGGCGTTACATTTTTCGACGTAAACTTGGCCTTTCAAAACCAGGTAAAAAAATTGAACGTCAATTAGAAGAGCTTTATGACTATTCTACATTAAAAACATCGGTTTCATCTTCCCTGAAAAAAGCGGGTCTGTCTGAAACTGTTATTAGCGAAGTGACAGATATTATTACTAAAGAGGAAATAAAGAAAAATGAGACTATTGAGGATATCAAGAAAACAGTAGCTGTATATCAAGGTCAGGCAACTCTTGGGAAAATAGTAAACATTATTTTACATGAAGGCAGACGCCCTTTAAATTATTTTAAAAATCAGATTCCTAATTTACATTTCTATGGTAACAGATTTGAGCAGAATAAAGATCAGGGTTCGGTGGCAGAGATAATTAAACTAACAACAGGTATTACTGATAATGCTTCTGTATTTGTAGGTTTATTTGGTCGGTTAGACCCATTATCGGCCAAGAGGCGTGAAACCAAGTCGGAATTTTCTCTGGCTGAAGCATTGAATGGGGTTGCTTCTGTGTTTGAAAGTGAATGTATCAAAGAGAAGATAATCATTGATGTTCAATGCCCTGAAGATATAAAATTATGTGGCTGGAAACAAGATATATATACTATTTTTGCAAACCTTTTTGATAATAGTATTTTTTGGATAGTAGAGAAAAAATGTTTAGAGCGAAAAATTATAATTACTGCTATTAAATCTGGCAAAGAGTTAGTAATTGACTATATCGATTCAGGTCCAGGTATTAATAACGATCTGCTTGAAAGTGGGGTAATTTTTGAGCCGCAATTTACTACAAAACCAAACGGTACCGGCCTCGGATTATCCATAGCTGGTGAAGCAGCAATTCGGAATGGTTTAACTCTCACTGCAGTACAAGACGAAAAAGGTGCTCATTTTAAAGTGAGCGCAGAATAG